A segment of the bacterium genome:
TTTCTCTGCTTCTTTTACTCTGGCTTTAATATGGGAAACACCTCTTACTTCGCCGGATAAGCCTACCTCGCCGACAAATAAAATCCCGGGCGGCAGAGGTTTATTTTTTAAAGAAGAAATAATTGCAAAAATCACTGGTAAGTCTATCCCCGTTTCTTCTATTTTAATACCTCCTACTACATTAATAAATAAATCGTATTTATGAAGCGGTGCTCTGAATATTTTCTCCAGGACGGCTAATAAAATAAGCACCCGGTTATAATCCACGCCGGCTATTACTCTTCTAGGGAAATTCATTGATGTGGCAGTGGTTACAAGCGCCTGGATTTCTACCAAAAGAGGCCTTGTTCCTTCAATAGAAGAGGCGATAACTGTTCCCGGCGAAGGCGAAGGGTTGTGCGACATAAAAATTTCGGAAGGATTGAGAATTTCTTTTAAGCCCTTCTCGGTCATTTCAAAAACACCTATTTCCTGCGTAGAGCCGAACCTATTTTTAAAAGTTTTTAAAATGCGGAAAGGACCCGTTTTTTCTCCTTCAAAATAAAGGACGGCATCAACCATATGCTCCAATACCCTGGGTCCGGCAATTAAACCTTCTTTGGTAACATGGCCTATAAGAAAGAGGACTTTCGAGTTCTTTTTTGCAAGCTGAATCAAATCGGATGCGCATTCTCTTATTTGGGAGACGGAACCCGGGGAAGAATTAACACCCGACTTATATGCTGTTTGTATGGAATCTAAAATAATCCAATCGGGCGAAGTTTCCTCTATGAATTTTTTTATTCTTTCTAAACTAACCTCGCAGAGAATACTTAAATCCGCGTTTTTGCCAGATTGGGCTGAAGGTATTTTTAATCTTTCGGCGCGCAGTTTAATTTGAGAGAGCGATTCCTCGCCGGAAACATAAAGAACTTTTTTGCCTTTTTGCGAAGCCGTTGTTGCCACTTGTAATAAAAGCGTTGATTTGCCTATGCCCGGCTCGCCACCTATTAAAACAACATCGCCTTCTACTGTGCCGCCGCCTAAAACTCTATCGAATTCAGATATACCCGTAGAAAATCTTTTTTGTTCTTGCCCTTTTATTTGGGAAAGGATGACAGGTTTGTTTCCCCACACGTATTTATCTTGAGGTTGACTTGGAGCTTCTTCTAACAGAGAATTCCAGCTGTCACAGGAAGGACATTTACCTAACCACTTTATAGACGTATAGCCGCAGTTTTGACAAACAAAAGTCGCTTTTGGGTTCTTCATATAAAGTCAAAAAGTACTATAGAAAAACGTAGAAATAAATTGAAATACGATGGAAATATGTTGTCTTTATCCTTAGTTTTTTGAAGTTATAGTATGTAATTTTTTTAGTTTTCAATCCTTTAACAATATATATCCATTTATATCTACCGTATATCTATGTATTTCCATGTATCGCTATTGTATATCTATTTATCTCCATATATATCCACTGTATTTTTATATATTCTCTTTTTACATTTTTAGTAAAACTATTATTCCCTTGTATAAGCCACGTCTTCAAATTTAGTATATTCTTTAAGGAAGACAAGGTCTATCGTCCCAACAGGGCCGTTTCTCTGTTTGGCGATATTTAACTCTGCTTTGCCTTTCACCTCTTCGTTGTCGGGGTTGTAATATTCTTCTCTTAGTAAAAGCATTACTACGTCAGCATCTTGTTCCAATGCTCCCGATTCTCTCAAATCGGATAATCTTGGGCGATGGTCTTCTCTCATTTCTACTCTGCGGGAAAGCTGTGATACACCTATAACAGGAATCTGTAATTCTCTAGCCAATCCTTTTAAAGATCTTGAAATATCTGCGATTTCTTGCTGGCGATTTTCCGTATTTGACTCCCCGCTCATAAGCTGAAGATAATCCACAACAACAAGGGCGATATCTTCTCGTGATTTTAATCTTCTTGCCTTAGCCCTTAATTCTAATGCAGTTAAAGAAGAGGAATCGTCCACAAATATGGGCGCTTCGAATAAAGCTCCTGCCCCCATTGTTAATTTAGGCCAATCTTCTTCCGCCAAGAAGCCAGTTCTTAATTTATGTGAATCAACCCTGGATTCAACACAAAGCAATCTCTGAACTAACTGTTCTTTAGACATTTCCAGCGAAAAGATTGCAACAGGCTTTTTCTCTCCAACGGCAACATTTCTTGCAATATTTAATGCTAAACTCGTTTTTCCCATAGATGGCCTGCCGGCAATTATTATAAGCTCGGAAGGATGAAGCCCCGAAGTCCTGTCGTCTAAATCTTTAAAATCGGTTGCTAAACCCGTTATATATTCTTTCTTTTTAGACAGTTTTTCCGCTAACTCTATTGAGTCCGAAATCAAGTCCTTTATGCATACAAATCCCGTGGCAATTTTCTGTTGAGCGATATTAAAGATGTTTTGCTCTGCTTTGTCGAGGAGTTTGGAGCCATCTTCTTTGCCGGCATAGCATTTACCTATGATATCCGAAGAGACCTCAATAAGCTCTCTTAAAACAGCTTTTTCTCTAACAATTGTCGCATAATGTTCTATATTTGCTGTAGTTGGTATTGAGGATACCAGAGTGCTTAAAAAAGAAGCCCCGCCTATTTTTTCCAACTCGCCTTTCTTTTTTAATCGGTCGGTAAGAGATATTAAGTCTATGGGCTTATCTTCACCATATAGGTCTAATATCGCTCTAAAAATTAATTGATGTTCATTGCGATAAAAATGCTGGGGTTTTAATTTATCCCCCGCAATGTCAATCAGGTTTTTATCCAATAGAATAGAGCCTAAAACGGCAATTTCCGCTTCTATATTTTGAGGTGGAACTCTATCAACAGAATTTTTCATAATACTTTTACCTCGCTTTGCTCGGTAGTCTACGGTAACCAGTAACCAGTTTACAGTGGAAACACCGCTAATATTTCCGGTTACTGTACACTGGTTACTTTTTGTAGATTATACTGTTCCAATTTCTTTTTCTTTCTCTTCTAAACTCTTGTTGGTTTTTTCTATATAATTGGAGGTCAGATGTTCAAGTTCTTTTAGTCCTCTTTTTGCGTCGTCTTCAGAAATATGCTCTTCTTTCTCTGTCTTTTCAATGTTTTCTTTTGCTTCTCGTCTTCTGTTGCGGATGGACACCCTTGCTTCCTCGGTTATTTTGTGGACTATTTTTATAAGTTCCTGCCTTCTTTCGCTGGAAAGAGATGGGACAGGTATTTTTATTGCTTCCGCTTCCATTGAAGGCACTAATCCCAAGTCAGCCTTGAGAATTGCGTTTTTAATTTCGCTCATTGTGGCTTTGTCCCAGGGTTTTATAATAATCAATCCTGGGTCTGCGGTTACGGTTGCCAAATGACTGATGGGGGTTGGCGTTTCGTAATAAGCAACTCTAACATTATCAAGAAGCGCAGGCGTTGCCCTACCTGTTCTTATAACGCTAAATTCATGGTTGAGATTATCAAGGCAGTGTTTCATCTTTTCTTCTGTTTTTTTAAGAATATCTTTAATCATTGTCTCCTCCTTTATAACAGGATCAAAAATTCAAAATCCCAATTTAAAAATTACTTCTCTTTATCCTTTTTCTCCATTTCTCGGATGCTGTTTTGTTTTTTGTTGAGATAAATAATGCTTAGCGGCAGAGCTATCCCATAAGGAATCCACAATAAATAATTGTAGGGTTTGGGTAGAAATAAGAGTAATAAAAGGAAAACTATAATTACAATCCAGCCGACAACTGCACACTTAATCATAAAAGCTTTTTCTTTTGGGCCATTTGTATTTTTGATGCTGAAAAAAGTTCCTACTGCTCCACCTATAGTTCCAATAATTGCTCCCAGTATTCCTCCGATTAAGCCTGAATTCATGTAAATTTCCTTTCTATTTCGTTATTATCGTCCCTACTTTTTCGCCTTTTAATATTTTTTTGATGCTGTGAGGGTTCTTTATATCACAGACTATAATGGGAATATTATTTTCTTTACATAAGGATATAGCAGTTAAATCCATTACTTTTAAGTTTTTTTCGAGGACTTGTTGATAAGTTAATTGTTCGAATTTTTTAGCTTTCGGGTTAATCATAGGGTCGCAATCGTAAACTCCGTCAACTTTTGTGGCTTTTAATAGTATGTCGGCGTTTAACTCTACAGCTCTTAAAGCGGCGGCGGTGTCGGTGGAGAAATATGGGTTGCCCGTGCCGCCCGCTAAGATTACTACATCTCCTCTTTCTAAAAATTTCAAAGCCCGCTCTTTATAAAACAAGGGGCATATGTTTTTTATTTCCAATGCACTCATAATGGAACTTTTTATATTGTTTTGCTGTAGAATATTTTTTAAGTAAAGAGAGTTGATCAATGTCCCAATCATTCCCATATAATCCGAAGTGTATCTATCTAACCCCAACCCTTGTGCGTTAAGTCCGCGAATAATATTCCCGGCTCCGATTACTGCCGCTATTTCTAATTGAGTGGTCTTTTTTATGTCTTTTATTTGAGAGATGAAAATTTTTAAAGGATTATTTGCGGAAATCTTATCTTTAGGATTACCTAAAAATTCACCTGACAGTTTCACCAATATGCGACTGGTTCGCCTTTGCTTGCCTCGTTTTGTCAGCTTTGGCAAGCCGAGAGCGAGGCGGGAAGCTGGTCTCTTGGAGGTGGGCCTGCGTAAAAGTTTTGGCATGAGATAATTCTCCCTGCTTTGTCCGCCATAAAAGCAATGGCGAGACAGGCGGGGCTGATTTAGAAATATTAAAAAGTAAAAAAACCTAGTTCACTTACTTTGATGTTACTGCTCGCCAAGATGATAACGAATAAACCGCTTCACTTGGATGTTTTCTTTGATCTTACCTATGTGTTCATCTATAAGCCCCCCTATTGTCTTGCTGGGGTCTTTGACGAATGGCTGGTTAAGCAGGCACACTTCAGAATAGAATTTTTTGAGTTTGCCTTGAGCTATTTTCTCTATTATTGCCGCGGGTTTATCCGAAGATTGAGAATTATACAAATCAGTTTCCTTTTTGATAACCTCTTCGGGGACATCTTTCTGTGCAACATATTTCGGATTGCTTGCAGCGATGTGCATAGTAATGTCTTTTACCAAATTTTTAAATTCATCTGTTCTTGTCACAAAGTCCGTTTCACAGTTAATTTCCACCAAAACGCCGATCTTACCGCCAAAATGTATATACGAAGCAATCCTTCCTTCCGAAGTTACTCTTTCCTTTTTTTCCTGTCCTTTAGTAATGCCTTTTTTTCTCAAAATTTCCACAGCTTGTGTTAAGTCACCATTGGCTTCTTCTAACGAGTTTTTGCAATCAACAATAGGAGCATCAGTTTTCGCTCTTAATTTCTTGATAAGTATTAAGTCTATTTTTTTACTCATTTTGCACCTTTACTTTGATCGTCTGCCTTTTTTGATGCAGGTTTCTTGACTTCTTTTGTTTTCTCACTTGTCTTTTGTTGCGCATCCGCCTGTTTTTCTTCGGTTGGAGTGGGCGCAGGGGCATCTATTTTTTTCTGTTCGGCGCCTTCGGCTAAAACTTCTACGTGAGCTTCTTTTTCATCTTTTTTGAGCTTCTTAATTGCTGCTTTTCTGCCTTCCAAAATAGCGTCAACTATTCTTGTGGTGATTAGCTTTACAGCTCTGATAGTGTCATCGTTTGCGGGGATAGGATAATTAACTTCTCTGGGGTCGCAGTTTGTATCTATCAAACCCACAATAGTTATTCCTAATTTTCTTGCTTCGGCAACGGCTATTTTTTCTCTGTGGGTATCAACGATAAACATACAATCTGGAAATTTTTCCATGTTTTTTATGCCCGCAAAGTTCTTTTCCAGTTTTGCCTTCTCTTTTTTTAGCTTGACTGCTTCTTTTTTGATTAGTGTATCTATTTTCCCGCTTTCTTCCATTTTTTCAAGTTCTTTAAGGCGATTTGTGGATTTTTTAAGTGTCTCAAAATTTGTCAGCGTTCCGCCAAGCCATCGGTCAACTACATAAAAAACGTCTGCTCGTTTAGCTTCGGCAAGTATCGTTTCTTGTGCTTGTTTTTTTGTCCCAACCAGTAAAAAAGTTTTACCTTCGGCTGCCAGTTTTTTTACGAAGTCATACGCTTCCTGGAACTTCTTAACTGTTTTGGTGAGGTCGATAATATGTATTCCTTCTTTTTTGCCGTAGATATACTGCGCCATCTTTGGGTTCCATCTGTTTGTCGGATGACCAAAATGTAATGCCACTTCCAATGCTTCAGAAATAGAAATAACTTCTTTCGTCAAGATATATCCTCCCTACCTTTCACTCGCCGCTTGGCGATATAGGCTTATACTTTTTTATTACCAATCTTATTACAATCCACTCCAACGCAATGTCAGAGTTTATAAACGGATTTTGCTTGTTAGAAACCGTAAAGTCTACGATTATATCACAGCTTAAAATTTGATTGCAATTGTCGCAAGAGAAGAGCCGGTCTTTTAACTTATAAAAAACAGGCAACAAATTTTGGACAAAGAGGCAATTTATGCCTCAGGCCACCCTATTTATCTAAAGCTGTAACTATTATCAATATTATCGAATAACCGATTATGCTTGATACAAGAGCAAGTGGGAACGACCATGTATTTGTATAATGCAAAATCAAAGTAACTACCATAGTTGCAATCACAGGCTTCTCGCAGGTTTTATAAAAAGGAATTTTTATTCCAACTCTTGTAAGATAAAACACGGCAAACCCAAACATGACAGCTAAACTGATAAGTGTGGCAAGACCGATGCCTGCCAACCCATAAACTGGAACAAGGCAAAGGTTTAAAATGCTGGCGTAAAAAATCAATATTCCCAAACTTACGACAACCATTCCTTGTCGGTTTATAAATAAAGCTATTTTTAGCAATAAAGAATTGAAATAAATAAAAATTAGACTCCAGATAATAATTTGGAAAGGCAAAACAAATACATTAGATGCTTCAGTGAAGAAAAAAAAGAAAATATCTTGAGCGCGGAAAGCAAGAAACGCAACCAGGGGAAATAAGAAGATAGATATCATCCTCATATTTTCGAATTGTTTGTCTAAAAATGCTTGCTCTGAATCAAACTTGTTCTGGTTCGGAGCTTGCCCTGAATCGTTCGCCATTGTGTCAGTGGTGGACTGATTCAAGGATTGTTTTTCATTAACCTCTGCCATAAATATTCCTCCAATTATAAAGGAGATTCTTCTTTGGGGGAGCGCCCCATTAACTCTCCTACTGCCTCAAAAGGTTTTTCCCCTTCCCACAGGACTTCATATACCACGCGTGTTATGGGCATTTCAACTCCCAGTTTTTCCGCCAGTTTAAGCGCCGATTTTGTAGCCCACACTCCCTCTGCAATCATCTCCATTCCTTTCAACACTTCGTCCAAACTTTGTCCTTTACCTATTTTTTCGCCTACACCCCTATTTCTTGAATATTTTGATGTGCAGGTTACAATCATATCACCCATTCCCGCAAGACCGGCAAATGTTAAAGGGGCCGCGCCCATCTTAATGCCAAGCCGCGACATTTCAACCAATCCTCTTGTAATAAGCGCCGATTTAGTATTATCCCCGTAACCCAGCCCGTCAGATATGCCGCAGGCAAGCGCTATAATATTCTTCAACGCTCCGCCGAGCTCCACGCCGACTATGTCCGTATTCGTATATACCCTCAAATTCATCCCCATAAAAATATCTTGAACTTTTTTAGTGTTTTCATGGCTTCCCGCGCAGACTATCGTCGTGGGGATACCATTTGCAACCTCTATCGCAATGGAAGGTCCGGACAGAGCTGTTATGTTAACGGGACTAATCTTACCCAAAACATCTTTTGCAACTTCGGACATTCTAAAAAAAGTATTCTCCTCAATACCCTTTACAAGAGATACAAAAATAGTTTTCGCGTCAAAATTTTTTATCTGCTCCAGAACCTTTCTCAAATACTGTGACGGGATGGCAATGACAACGATGTCTTTATCTTCTAAGGCTGAATTAATATCAGATGTTAGAATTATTTCATCAGGAAATTTTAT
Coding sequences within it:
- the radA gene encoding DNA repair protein RadA gives rise to the protein MKNPKATFVCQNCGYTSIKWLGKCPSCDSWNSLLEEAPSQPQDKYVWGNKPVILSQIKGQEQKRFSTGISEFDRVLGGGTVEGDVVLIGGEPGIGKSTLLLQVATTASQKGKKVLYVSGEESLSQIKLRAERLKIPSAQSGKNADLSILCEVSLERIKKFIEETSPDWIILDSIQTAYKSGVNSSPGSVSQIRECASDLIQLAKKNSKVLFLIGHVTKEGLIAGPRVLEHMVDAVLYFEGEKTGPFRILKTFKNRFGSTQEIGVFEMTEKGLKEILNPSEIFMSHNPSPSPGTVIASSIEGTRPLLVEIQALVTTATSMNFPRRVIAGVDYNRVLILLAVLEKIFRAPLHKYDLFINVVGGIKIEETGIDLPVIFAIISSLKNKPLPPGILFVGEVGLSGEVRGVSHIKARVKEAEKLGFKKCILPEVNLSSSPPATQTKADKIERIGVGDIVSALNKFFPN
- the dnaB gene encoding replicative DNA helicase yields the protein MKNSVDRVPPQNIEAEIAVLGSILLDKNLIDIAGDKLKPQHFYRNEHQLIFRAILDLYGEDKPIDLISLTDRLKKKGELEKIGGASFLSTLVSSIPTTANIEHYATIVREKAVLRELIEVSSDIIGKCYAGKEDGSKLLDKAEQNIFNIAQQKIATGFVCIKDLISDSIELAEKLSKKKEYITGLATDFKDLDDRTSGLHPSELIIIAGRPSMGKTSLALNIARNVAVGEKKPVAIFSLEMSKEQLVQRLLCVESRVDSHKLRTGFLAEEDWPKLTMGAGALFEAPIFVDDSSSLTALELRAKARRLKSREDIALVVVDYLQLMSGESNTENRQQEIADISRSLKGLARELQIPVIGVSQLSRRVEMREDHRPRLSDLRESGALEQDADVVMLLLREEYYNPDNEEVKGKAELNIAKQRNGPVGTIDLVFLKEYTKFEDVAYTRE
- the frr gene encoding ribosome recycling factor, whose amino-acid sequence is MIKDILKKTEEKMKHCLDNLNHEFSVIRTGRATPALLDNVRVAYYETPTPISHLATVTADPGLIIIKPWDKATMSEIKNAILKADLGLVPSMEAEAIKIPVPSLSSERRQELIKIVHKITEEARVSIRNRRREAKENIEKTEKEEHISEDDAKRGLKELEHLTSNYIEKTNKSLEEKEKEIGTV
- a CDS encoding UMP kinase, which gives rise to MPKLLRRPTSKRPASRLALGLPKLTKRGKQRRTSRILVKLSGEFLGNPKDKISANNPLKIFISQIKDIKKTTQLEIAAVIGAGNIIRGLNAQGLGLDRYTSDYMGMIGTLINSLYLKNILQQNNIKSSIMSALEIKNICPLFYKERALKFLERGDVVILAGGTGNPYFSTDTAAALRAVELNADILLKATKVDGVYDCDPMINPKAKKFEQLTYQQVLEKNLKVMDLTAISLCKENNIPIIVCDIKNPHSIKKILKGEKVGTIITK
- a CDS encoding elongation factor Ts, whose amino-acid sequence is MSKKIDLILIKKLRAKTDAPIVDCKNSLEEANGDLTQAVEILRKKGITKGQEKKERVTSEGRIASYIHFGGKIGVLVEINCETDFVTRTDEFKNLVKDITMHIAASNPKYVAQKDVPEEVIKKETDLYNSQSSDKPAAIIEKIAQGKLKKFYSEVCLLNQPFVKDPSKTIGGLIDEHIGKIKENIQVKRFIRYHLGEQ
- the rpsB gene encoding 30S ribosomal protein S2, with protein sequence MTKEVISISEALEVALHFGHPTNRWNPKMAQYIYGKKEGIHIIDLTKTVKKFQEAYDFVKKLAAEGKTFLLVGTKKQAQETILAEAKRADVFYVVDRWLGGTLTNFETLKKSTNRLKELEKMEESGKIDTLIKKEAVKLKKEKAKLEKNFAGIKNMEKFPDCMFIVDTHREKIAVAEARKLGITIVGLIDTNCDPREVNYPIPANDDTIRAVKLITTRIVDAILEGRKAAIKKLKKDEKEAHVEVLAEGAEQKKIDAPAPTPTEEKQADAQQKTSEKTKEVKKPASKKADDQSKGAK
- a CDS encoding polysaccharide biosynthesis C-terminal domain-containing protein, which codes for MAEVNEKQSLNQSTTDTMANDSGQAPNQNKFDSEQAFLDKQFENMRMISIFLFPLVAFLAFRAQDIFFFFFTEASNVFVLPFQIIIWSLIFIYFNSLLLKIALFINRQGMVVVSLGILIFYASILNLCLVPVYGLAGIGLATLISLAVMFGFAVFYLTRVGIKIPFYKTCEKPVIATMVVTLILHYTNTWSFPLALVSSIIGYSIILIIVTALDK
- a CDS encoding NAD(P)H-dependent glycerol-3-phosphate dehydrogenase — its product is MTKISVIGAGSWGTAIAIHLAKKKHEVTLWENFPDYLKVLQAKRENIKFLPGIKFPDEIILTSDINSALEDKDIVVIAIPSQYLRKVLEQIKNFDAKTIFVSLVKGIEENTFFRMSEVAKDVLGKISPVNITALSGPSIAIEVANGIPTTIVCAGSHENTKKVQDIFMGMNLRVYTNTDIVGVELGGALKNIIALACGISDGLGYGDNTKSALITRGLVEMSRLGIKMGAAPLTFAGLAGMGDMIVTCTSKYSRNRGVGEKIGKGQSLDEVLKGMEMIAEGVWATKSALKLAEKLGVEMPITRVVYEVLWEGEKPFEAVGELMGRSPKEESPL